The nucleotide window GCCCGGGAGCGGCGGCGTGCTCAGGCCGTAGGCCGCGCGAATCTCGGCCTGGCGGTCGGCTGAGGCGCGCCACGCCGCCTCCAGGTTGACCCAGCCGTCAATGAGGGCCACGCCCTCCACGCTGTAGGGGCTGCCGGGCAGGGCGCTGCGCAGCGCCAGCAGCCCGCCCATGCTCAGGCCCAGGGCATAGGTGTGCCCGTTCCAGAAAAAATGGCGGGTGGCCTCGGCGTGGTCGCGCGCGGCCGCCTCCAGCGCCGCCGGACTGCCCCAGGTCGTAGGACCGCCGTCCCCACTGAGCAGAACCGCGAACCCCGACTCCAGCAGCCTGCCGGTCAGGACCGACACCCCCACGCTGTCACGCAGGCGCAGCGGCGACTGGGCACGCGGATGAGACACGACCACCAGCGCGCAAGCTTCGGCATGGCAGCGCGGCGGCACCTGAAGGAGCGACCCGGCCACCGGAGCTGCCCCTGCACCTGCCTCCAGGCGGCCCAGATCGAGCCACCGGTCCGGCTCAGGCACTGCGTGGGCGGGCAGCGGCGCCGGCGGGGGCAGAACCGGCACGGCCCGCGCCGCGCCCAGGCACAGGGCGACGAGCAGCGGGGCGAGGGCGAGAAGGCAGGTCCGGGCGGGCAGCTTCACTGCCCCGCACTGTACGGCACGTCCGCGGCGCAGGTCAGACGTGACC belongs to Deinococcus sp. Leaf326 and includes:
- a CDS encoding alpha/beta hydrolase → MKLPARTCLLALAPLLVALCLGAARAVPVLPPPAPLPAHAVPEPDRWLDLGRLEAGAGAAPVAGSLLQVPPRCHAEACALVVVSHPRAQSPLRLRDSVGVSVLTGRLLESGFAVLLSGDGGPTTWGSPAALEAAARDHAEATRHFFWNGHTYALGLSMGGLLALRSALPGSPYSVEGVALIDGWVNLEAAWRASADRQAEIRAAYGLSTPPLPGLDPLRGLTQRPPLPLFVVSSPDDRLVPQASNAELVYAHAEPGFSEHLRVTGPHLGGNRFTPELARRLADFFGEIEARTPPQYGF